One stretch of Streptomyces sp. R21 DNA includes these proteins:
- a CDS encoding LuxR C-terminal-related transcriptional regulator, which produces MSFGFGRQRGGQLPVERTSFVGRDEEIARIQRAFDEARLVTLVGPGGVGKSRTALRAAGGLRERFSDGVWLVELSALSDPELVPAMLAAALEVPEQSGMDPMDAVVAHLRERRLLIVLDTCEHLVDACAVLCDVLLREAAQVCVLATSRQPLDAAGEFTVPISPLGADDALELFAQRAACAVPGWQVTETNHAQVRALVERLDGIPLAVELAAVRLRVAPLAELVARLGGRFDVLTGGRRGTPDRHQTLRTAIGWSHELCTPAERLLWARLSVFAGSFELGAAERICADGILAGKDVPTTVFGLVDKSVVHRAGEDGTRYRLLDTIREFGAERLDEEGGAAAVRERHFAHHRQLAQRLWDELISPAQVGLHGSVRSEIADLRAALRYAYATEGRAAQGLWLAAQLAPYWRAAGMLSEGRYWIDKGLDLVPEDCAERAWGLLMTGVFAVWTGDLALAPVRFHEAREVALRSGEERVVLFADPYLGAMRALCGEIDEGLAEVEEGLQRIVAARDALGMAIIHYEGALLLAVLGNADGALDRCVAGLTFLQDTGERQLYASTLMVQGLILWLAGRHEESAAPLRQALEAVSEIGDVLVAALCCLGLAWHAARRERHTQAAWLLGYAESARRLSGDPVAMLPSLLEEQESVQQTVRAALGNAEFDRWHTVGAHMSGTEILEAVRAGAEVPQSARCVPGARTADGAPDVLTPREREVAALVADGLSNREVAERLVISKRTADTHVEHILSKLGVTSRAQIRPALES; this is translated from the coding sequence ATGAGTTTTGGCTTCGGGCGGCAGCGGGGCGGACAGCTCCCCGTCGAACGGACCAGCTTTGTCGGGCGGGACGAGGAGATCGCCCGGATACAGCGGGCGTTCGACGAGGCGCGACTGGTCACCCTGGTGGGGCCGGGAGGCGTCGGCAAGAGCCGGACGGCACTGCGTGCGGCGGGCGGCCTGCGGGAACGATTCTCCGACGGGGTGTGGCTCGTCGAGCTGTCGGCGCTGTCGGATCCCGAGCTGGTCCCGGCGATGCTCGCGGCAGCACTGGAGGTGCCCGAGCAGTCCGGCATGGATCCAATGGACGCGGTCGTCGCGCACCTGCGGGAACGCCGGCTGCTGATCGTGCTCGACACCTGTGAGCACCTGGTCGACGCGTGCGCGGTGCTGTGTGACGTGCTGCTGCGCGAGGCGGCGCAGGTGTGTGTGCTCGCCACCAGCCGGCAACCGCTGGATGCGGCAGGGGAGTTCACCGTGCCGATCTCGCCGCTGGGGGCGGACGACGCGCTGGAACTGTTCGCCCAGCGGGCCGCGTGCGCGGTGCCCGGCTGGCAGGTGACCGAGACCAACCACGCCCAGGTCCGGGCGTTGGTGGAGCGGTTGGACGGCATCCCCCTCGCGGTGGAGCTGGCGGCGGTGCGCCTGCGCGTCGCCCCGCTGGCAGAGCTGGTGGCCCGGCTCGGCGGCCGCTTCGACGTGCTCACGGGCGGGCGGCGCGGCACGCCGGACCGTCACCAGACGCTGCGTACCGCGATCGGCTGGTCGCACGAACTGTGCACGCCGGCCGAGCGGCTGCTGTGGGCCCGACTCTCCGTGTTCGCAGGCTCGTTCGAGCTCGGGGCCGCCGAGCGGATCTGCGCAGACGGCATCCTCGCCGGCAAGGACGTACCCACCACTGTGTTCGGGCTGGTCGACAAGTCGGTGGTGCACCGCGCGGGCGAGGACGGGACGCGCTACCGGCTGCTGGACACCATCCGTGAGTTCGGCGCCGAGCGGCTGGACGAGGAAGGCGGCGCGGCAGCCGTGCGCGAGCGGCACTTCGCGCACCACCGGCAGCTGGCACAGCGGTTGTGGGACGAGCTGATCAGCCCCGCCCAGGTCGGCCTGCACGGCTCGGTGCGATCCGAGATCGCCGACCTGCGTGCCGCACTGCGCTACGCGTACGCCACCGAGGGCCGGGCGGCACAGGGGCTGTGGCTGGCCGCGCAGCTGGCGCCGTACTGGCGGGCGGCCGGGATGCTCTCGGAGGGGCGCTACTGGATCGACAAGGGGCTGGACCTGGTGCCCGAGGACTGTGCGGAGCGGGCCTGGGGGCTGTTGATGACCGGGGTGTTCGCGGTGTGGACCGGCGATCTCGCGCTGGCGCCGGTGCGGTTCCACGAGGCACGGGAGGTCGCCCTGCGCAGCGGCGAGGAGCGGGTGGTGCTGTTCGCGGACCCCTACCTGGGGGCGATGCGGGCGCTGTGCGGGGAGATCGACGAGGGGCTGGCCGAGGTCGAGGAGGGGCTCCAGCGCATCGTCGCGGCGCGCGACGCGCTGGGCATGGCCATCATCCACTACGAGGGCGCGCTGCTGCTGGCCGTCCTCGGGAACGCTGACGGCGCGCTGGATCGGTGCGTGGCGGGTCTCACCTTCCTCCAGGACACGGGCGAGCGTCAGTTGTATGCCTCCACGCTGATGGTGCAGGGCCTGATCCTCTGGCTCGCCGGCCGGCACGAGGAGAGCGCGGCGCCGCTGCGGCAGGCCCTGGAGGCGGTGAGCGAGATCGGTGACGTACTGGTCGCCGCGCTGTGCTGCCTGGGGCTTGCCTGGCATGCCGCACGCCGGGAACGGCACACCCAGGCGGCCTGGTTGCTGGGGTACGCGGAAAGCGCACGGCGACTGAGCGGGGATCCGGTGGCCATGCTGCCCTCGCTGCTGGAGGAACAGGAGAGCGTGCAGCAGACGGTGCGGGCGGCGCTGGGGAACGCGGAGTTCGACCGCTGGCACACCGTCGGGGCGCACATGTCGGGAACCGAGATCCTGGAGGCGGTGCGCGCCGGAGCGGAAGTGCCGCAGTCGGCGCGGTGCGTGCCCGGGGCACGCACCGCGGACGGGGCGCCGGACGTACTGACCCCGCGGGAGCGGGAAGTCGCCGCCCTGGTGGCGGACGGGTTGTCCAACCGGGAGGTCGCCGAGCGCCTCGTGATCTCCAAACGGACCGCGGACACCCATGTCGAGCACATCCTGAGCAAGCTCGGCGTCACCTCGCGTGCGCAGATCAGGCCCGCCCTGGAGTCGTGA
- a CDS encoding acyltransferase family protein, with amino-acid sequence MSGAPAEKPSGHARLGWLDALRGIAALVVVFDHSSYAFLAESRQALMPQFNTSRYAIMVFFLVSGYIIPASLERRGCVRTFWIGRVFRIYPLWAAAVTAVLALHWAGIAVIRDDFGGESAATVVVAHVTLFQELLGTPNLLLILWTLSYEMAFYLLVVALFTVRRHQRSSAVAVTLAALAAVSAATGGVLPASALSGAVGTGPLVVVVSITMVVAICCASAGSSALRVFGGVLGGLLAFVLVLLNGTVSAWEGLVILAVMFLGTAVHRAETGRSTWWSAACTAAVVLACAVGSACRQGDGTDFTRRGWIVAFLLAVLTFGAGLALRHRRIPRWVTGLGTISYSVYLVHPVLLAVTDRLFGRWRHDQPLLEVAFFAALLPLCVLTHQFIEAPSQAWGRKLARRTDPP; translated from the coding sequence GTGTCCGGCGCGCCGGCCGAAAAGCCGTCCGGTCATGCGCGGTTGGGCTGGCTGGATGCCCTGCGCGGCATCGCGGCCCTCGTCGTGGTCTTCGACCACTCGTCGTACGCCTTCTTGGCGGAGTCCCGGCAGGCGCTGATGCCTCAGTTCAATACCAGCCGGTACGCCATCATGGTGTTCTTCCTCGTGAGCGGTTACATCATCCCCGCGTCGCTCGAACGCCGGGGCTGCGTCCGGACTTTCTGGATCGGACGGGTGTTCCGCATCTATCCGCTGTGGGCGGCTGCCGTCACGGCGGTCCTTGCCCTCCATTGGGCGGGCATCGCGGTGATCCGCGACGACTTCGGCGGGGAGAGCGCCGCCACGGTGGTCGTCGCGCATGTCACTTTGTTCCAGGAGCTGTTGGGAACGCCGAACCTCCTTCTCATCCTGTGGACGCTCTCCTATGAGATGGCCTTCTACCTGCTGGTCGTCGCTCTCTTCACGGTCCGCCGGCACCAGCGCTCGTCAGCGGTGGCCGTCACCCTGGCCGCGCTCGCCGCCGTGAGCGCGGCGACAGGGGGCGTGCTGCCGGCCTCCGCCCTCTCCGGCGCGGTCGGCACCGGTCCGCTGGTCGTGGTCGTCTCGATCACCATGGTGGTGGCCATCTGCTGTGCGAGCGCCGGGTCGTCGGCGCTTAGGGTGTTCGGGGGTGTACTCGGCGGACTGCTGGCGTTCGTCCTGGTCCTTCTCAACGGCACGGTCTCCGCGTGGGAAGGCCTGGTGATCCTCGCCGTGATGTTCCTCGGCACCGCCGTCCACCGCGCCGAGACCGGTCGGAGCACCTGGTGGTCCGCTGCGTGCACAGCCGCCGTGGTGCTCGCCTGCGCCGTGGGCAGTGCGTGCCGGCAGGGCGACGGGACCGATTTCACCCGACGCGGCTGGATCGTGGCGTTCCTGCTGGCCGTGCTCACCTTCGGTGCCGGACTGGCGTTGCGCCACCGGCGGATACCGCGCTGGGTGACCGGGCTGGGAACCATCAGCTACTCGGTCTACCTGGTGCATCCGGTGCTGCTGGCGGTGACCGACCGCCTGTTCGGCCGGTGGCGACACGATCAGCCTCTGCTCGAAGTGGCCTTCTTCGCCGCGCTGTTGCCGCTGTGCGTGCTGACCCACCAGTTCATCGAAGCGCCGAGCCAGGCATGGGGCCGGAAGCTGGCCCGCCGCACGGATCCGCCGTGA
- a CDS encoding DUF2264 domain-containing protein, whose product MTAPHLSADAGHLPPSDPVLSPLTGWTRLHWETTADRLLDGLVPYASPELAQYRLPGPASHSGARSDGLEGYARSFLLAAFRIAGSAGQVGPALIERYAAGLAAGTDPYGAACWPPIRDRAQPMVEAASVAIALHETRPWIWDRLDDGVRQRVVAWLGKFVGARVNDSNWRLFQVITEEFLASVGAPHSRAEIDAGLARLEDWYRGGGWYTDGDGRKFDYYNAWALHLYPVLWARIAGPRADPALVDRHRERLREFLGVHQYFFGSDGAPVHQGRSLTYRFATAAPLWAGVLADATPLPPGRTRRLASGALKHFAERGVPDEQGLLSLGWYRPFRPVTQRYSGPASPYWASKAFLGLLLPADHPVWTAPEEAGPVDTADRQVALPAPGWLLHSTAADGIVRLVNHGSDRLPPDPAESEDNAHYTRFAYSSATAPQTPPGAEPSGPDNHLALLDSSGASRRGRIHPLYAEGRQAASWHAPLGPEGEAPSRITTTSVVHGPWEVRVHRVEAPAGTTVREGGWAVACDTAPPATDTGPAWALVRRQDGLTSALVGLLGWQDADAPCHGSIVHTRGHNAYGHYSATPLLTSPHPGGTLLLATLVVLTADPSLHGDPRALRTGTHAAVTAQGSVELRFPDGTRIRTP is encoded by the coding sequence ATGACCGCGCCGCACCTCTCGGCCGACGCCGGCCACCTGCCGCCCTCCGACCCCGTGCTCTCCCCTCTCACCGGCTGGACCCGCCTGCACTGGGAGACGACGGCCGACCGCCTCCTGGACGGTCTTGTGCCGTACGCCTCACCGGAGTTGGCCCAGTACCGGCTGCCCGGCCCGGCCAGCCACTCCGGCGCCAGGTCGGACGGGCTGGAGGGCTACGCCCGCTCCTTCCTGCTCGCCGCCTTCCGCATCGCGGGATCCGCCGGACAGGTCGGTCCCGCACTGATCGAGCGGTACGCGGCCGGGCTCGCCGCCGGCACCGATCCGTACGGCGCCGCGTGCTGGCCGCCCATCCGCGACCGGGCCCAGCCGATGGTCGAGGCCGCGTCCGTCGCGATCGCCCTGCACGAGACGCGCCCGTGGATCTGGGACCGGCTCGACGACGGCGTACGACAGCGGGTCGTCGCCTGGCTGGGCAAGTTCGTCGGCGCACGGGTCAACGACTCCAACTGGCGGCTCTTCCAGGTCATCACGGAGGAGTTCCTCGCCTCCGTCGGCGCCCCGCACAGCCGCGCGGAGATCGACGCGGGGCTCGCGCGCCTGGAGGACTGGTACCGGGGCGGCGGCTGGTACACCGACGGGGACGGGCGGAAGTTCGACTACTACAACGCCTGGGCTCTGCACCTGTATCCGGTGCTGTGGGCGCGCATCGCGGGACCGCGCGCCGATCCGGCCCTGGTGGACCGCCACCGCGAGCGGCTGCGTGAATTCCTCGGCGTCCACCAGTACTTCTTCGGCTCCGACGGGGCGCCCGTGCACCAGGGACGGTCCCTCACCTACCGCTTCGCCACCGCCGCACCGCTGTGGGCCGGCGTGCTCGCCGACGCCACTCCCCTGCCGCCCGGCCGCACCCGCCGGCTGGCCTCCGGCGCGCTGAAGCACTTCGCCGAGCGTGGAGTCCCCGACGAACAGGGCCTGTTGAGCCTCGGCTGGTACCGGCCCTTTCGCCCGGTCACCCAGCGCTACTCGGGCCCCGCCTCCCCGTACTGGGCGAGCAAGGCGTTCCTCGGACTGCTGCTGCCCGCCGATCACCCGGTGTGGACGGCCCCCGAGGAAGCGGGCCCCGTCGACACGGCGGACCGCCAGGTCGCTCTGCCCGCTCCGGGGTGGCTGCTGCACTCCACGGCCGCCGACGGGATCGTACGACTGGTCAATCACGGCAGCGACCGGCTGCCGCCGGACCCGGCCGAGTCCGAGGACAACGCGCACTACACACGCTTCGCCTACTCCAGCGCCACCGCCCCGCAGACGCCGCCCGGCGCGGAACCATCGGGCCCCGACAACCACCTCGCACTGCTGGACTCCTCGGGCGCCTCCCGTCGCGGGCGCATCCATCCGCTGTACGCCGAGGGCCGTCAGGCGGCGTCGTGGCACGCGCCCCTCGGGCCGGAGGGCGAAGCGCCTTCGCGCATCACCACGACCAGCGTGGTGCACGGCCCCTGGGAGGTGCGCGTGCACCGCGTCGAGGCGCCGGCCGGCACCACCGTGCGCGAGGGCGGCTGGGCGGTGGCCTGCGACACCGCCCCGCCCGCCACGGACACGGGTCCCGCCTGGGCTCTGGTCCGCCGCCAGGACGGCCTGACCTCGGCGCTGGTGGGTCTGCTCGGCTGGCAGGACGCGGATGCTCCGTGCCACGGCAGCATCGTGCACACCCGCGGCCACAACGCCTACGGCCACTACTCCGCCACACCTCTGCTCACCTCGCCGCACCCCGGCGGCACCCTGCTGCTCGCGACCCTCGTGGTCCTCACCGCCGATCCGTCACTCCACGGCGATCCCCGCGCTCTGCGCACGGGTACGCACGCCGCGGTCACCGCCCAGGGTTCTGTTGAGCTCCGCTTTCCCGACGGGACCCGCATACGTACGCCCTGA
- a CDS encoding ABC transporter permease: protein MVPGLAYFLVFHYGALAGNVIAFKDYVPFDGIWGSPWVGLDNFQRMFQDSEFWDAVLNTLWIALLQIVFYFPVPLALALLLHSLTWSSVRRFVQSVAYLPHFISWVIVVALFQQVLGDTGMVNSYLGDAGLHTVDIIGNPDAFKPLVVAQVVWKDAGWGTIIFLAALSQVDEQQYEAAAIDGAGPWRRFWHVTLPAIRPVVVLLLIMRLGDILSAGFEQMLLQRDAVGPQAAEIIDTFVYYQGIVGGDYGFAAAAGLFKGVIGALLVYAANKVAHRLGEQGVYK from the coding sequence ATGGTTCCCGGGCTCGCGTACTTCCTGGTGTTCCACTACGGAGCGCTCGCCGGCAACGTCATCGCCTTCAAGGACTACGTGCCCTTCGACGGCATCTGGGGCAGCCCCTGGGTCGGCCTCGACAACTTCCAACGGATGTTCCAGGACAGCGAGTTCTGGGACGCGGTGCTCAACACCCTCTGGATCGCGCTTCTCCAGATCGTCTTCTACTTCCCCGTCCCGCTCGCGCTCGCCCTGCTGCTGCACAGCCTCACCTGGAGCTCGGTGCGCCGCTTCGTGCAGTCGGTGGCGTATCTCCCGCACTTCATCTCGTGGGTGATCGTGGTGGCCCTGTTCCAACAGGTCCTGGGCGACACGGGGATGGTGAACAGCTATCTCGGCGACGCGGGGCTGCACACCGTCGACATCATCGGCAACCCGGACGCCTTCAAGCCGCTCGTTGTCGCGCAGGTGGTCTGGAAGGATGCCGGCTGGGGCACGATCATCTTCCTCGCCGCACTCTCCCAGGTCGACGAGCAGCAGTACGAGGCCGCGGCGATCGACGGGGCGGGACCCTGGCGGCGCTTCTGGCACGTCACCCTCCCGGCCATCCGCCCGGTGGTCGTGCTGCTGCTGATCATGCGGCTCGGCGACATCCTGTCCGCCGGCTTCGAGCAGATGCTGCTCCAGCGCGACGCGGTCGGCCCACAGGCCGCCGAGATCATCGACACCTTCGTCTACTACCAGGGCATCGTCGGCGGCGACTACGGATTCGCCGCGGCCGCGGGCCTGTTCAAGGGCGTGATCGGCGCCCTGCTCGTCTATGCGGCCAACAAGGTCGCCCACCGTCTGGGCGAACAGGGGGTCTACAAGTGA
- a CDS encoding GNAT family N-acetyltransferase, producing MESRATFTLPAALQLEGFGIRLREWSDDDVADLAALYDDPEIDRWTPVPSPFDVEAARVYLAAARRKRTEGLSVQLVITTDGLRPLGEVLLFRSAADERDVELAYGVGAPYRGRGLASNAVRLVAEYAARHIGARRTVLCIEEGNAASEAVARATGFVLTGDEPVLRTAKGREVVLRTWRWGRSES from the coding sequence ATGGAAAGCCGAGCGACGTTCACCCTCCCTGCCGCACTACAGCTCGAAGGATTCGGCATACGACTGCGGGAGTGGTCCGACGACGACGTGGCGGACCTGGCCGCGTTGTACGACGATCCCGAGATCGACCGGTGGACGCCGGTACCCTCACCGTTCGACGTCGAGGCCGCTCGGGTGTATCTCGCCGCGGCCCGCAGGAAGCGCACCGAAGGCCTGTCCGTGCAACTCGTCATCACCACGGATGGTCTCCGACCGCTGGGCGAGGTTCTGCTCTTCCGCAGCGCCGCCGACGAACGGGACGTCGAACTCGCCTACGGCGTCGGGGCCCCGTACCGAGGGCGCGGCCTGGCCTCCAACGCGGTGCGGCTCGTCGCCGAGTACGCCGCACGGCACATCGGGGCGCGGCGCACCGTGCTGTGCATCGAGGAGGGGAACGCGGCGAGCGAGGCGGTGGCCAGGGCGACCGGGTTCGTCCTGACGGGCGACGAGCCCGTCCTTCGTACGGCGAAGGGGCGGGAGGTGGTCCTGCGGACCTGGCGCTGGGGCCGGTCGGAATCCTGA
- a CDS encoding extracellular solute-binding protein has product MPSMSRRTLLRSAAAGGAAVSVPGLLTACSTGSDDSDVSNAGKKLAPWPAYAAAAGPKPDLAPTDAGVQPGYTSYPADLTTSVARTPGDGSTVKVMAVTFGVPPKGRAQNQYWRAVEKALGVTIEFTVISQADYQKKMATVMAGDADDLPDIINVFSGFVLPREAQFVQKRAEDLTPFLSGASVKDYPNLAGIPTHAWRDMGRIGGKIYGIPLERPLPGSTLWVNQGMFTGAGMKEGWTSADFAAVAKKATHGKTYALGAATGSLFGNAVHSAAHNAPQGWSVDAKGVFHSGFADERFKASVVYQAQLRKNGSYHPDATSLSSADLSTLFLNGTAGSMQNGFGAYQALYPDSEGLLTPAPALPYSVDGTAGGVVAARRSFGYTVLKKAKKERVQLLLRILDYLAAPFGTKEWELTHYGLEGPHFTRGKDGAPEPTKLGEVENVTNLPFKYLAEGPQVLFVPERPEAVRALHAWQQKVVPVAVRNASYGLQSRTNTAQGTTLKALMEDTITAVIAGRSPLSEYDAAVKKWRSRGGDRMAQEYAKEYAANA; this is encoded by the coding sequence ATGCCCAGCATGTCCCGACGCACCCTGCTGCGTTCCGCGGCGGCCGGCGGCGCCGCAGTCTCCGTGCCCGGTCTGCTGACCGCCTGCTCCACCGGCTCCGACGACAGCGACGTCTCCAACGCGGGCAAGAAGCTGGCCCCTTGGCCCGCCTACGCGGCTGCCGCCGGACCGAAGCCGGACCTCGCCCCCACCGACGCGGGCGTCCAGCCCGGTTACACCTCCTACCCCGCCGACCTGACCACCTCGGTCGCCCGCACCCCGGGAGACGGTTCCACGGTCAAGGTCATGGCCGTCACCTTCGGCGTACCCCCGAAGGGAAGGGCGCAGAACCAGTACTGGCGGGCCGTCGAGAAGGCCCTGGGCGTCACGATCGAGTTCACCGTCATCTCGCAGGCCGACTACCAGAAGAAGATGGCCACGGTGATGGCCGGTGACGCCGACGACCTGCCCGACATCATCAACGTCTTCTCGGGCTTCGTCCTGCCCCGCGAGGCGCAGTTCGTGCAGAAGCGGGCCGAGGACCTGACCCCGTTCCTGTCCGGCGCGTCCGTCAAGGACTACCCCAACCTGGCGGGCATCCCCACCCACGCCTGGCGCGACATGGGCCGCATCGGCGGCAAGATCTACGGCATCCCGCTCGAACGGCCGTTGCCCGGCTCCACGCTGTGGGTCAACCAGGGCATGTTCACCGGCGCGGGCATGAAGGAGGGCTGGACCTCGGCGGACTTCGCCGCCGTCGCCAAGAAGGCCACGCACGGGAAGACATACGCGCTGGGCGCCGCGACCGGCTCGCTGTTCGGCAACGCCGTGCACTCGGCGGCCCACAACGCGCCGCAGGGCTGGTCGGTCGACGCCAAGGGCGTCTTCCACTCCGGCTTCGCGGACGAACGCTTCAAGGCGTCCGTCGTCTACCAGGCGCAGCTGCGCAAGAACGGCTCCTACCACCCCGACGCCACCTCGCTGTCGTCGGCCGACCTGAGCACGCTGTTCCTCAACGGGACGGCCGGTTCCATGCAGAACGGCTTCGGCGCGTACCAGGCGCTGTACCCCGACTCCGAGGGTCTGCTGACGCCGGCGCCCGCGCTGCCGTACAGCGTGGACGGGACGGCCGGCGGTGTCGTCGCCGCCCGCCGCTCCTTCGGCTACACCGTGCTGAAGAAGGCGAAGAAGGAGCGCGTCCAACTCCTGCTGCGCATCCTCGACTACCTGGCCGCCCCGTTCGGCACGAAGGAGTGGGAACTCACGCACTACGGCCTGGAGGGCCCGCACTTCACCCGGGGCAAGGACGGCGCACCGGAGCCCACCAAGCTCGGCGAGGTCGAGAACGTCACCAACCTGCCCTTCAAGTACCTGGCCGAGGGACCCCAGGTGCTCTTCGTTCCGGAGCGGCCCGAGGCGGTCCGCGCCCTGCACGCCTGGCAGCAGAAGGTGGTTCCGGTCGCCGTCCGCAACGCCTCCTACGGGCTGCAGTCCCGCACCAACACCGCCCAGGGCACCACCCTCAAGGCCCTGATGGAGGACACGATCACCGCCGTGATCGCCGGACGCAGCCCGCTGTCCGAGTACGACGCCGCCGTCAAGAAATGGCGTTCGCGCGGCGGCGACAGAATGGCCCAGGAATACGCCAAGGAGTACGCCGCCAACGCGTGA
- a CDS encoding carbohydrate ABC transporter permease, translating to MSAHVRPGWMERPKPATQAAKAVALVTVVLLVCVPFLVILSTSLASQREVVANGGWVLWPKDPTLKAYRDILDGGIVTHALGVSAGVTIVGTLLSLVCTVTLAYALSRPGVFGGKPVLLLVLFTFLFPPGMIPSFLVVKELGMLDSYASLVLPVLVNVFNLVVLRGFFQGIPEELYEAARLDGAGDWRVLWTIVIPLSKAALAVVGLFYAVAYWNSWFYASLYLESDHWPLQQVLRTYVVAGSGLTDTTTGEATVNAPQTIQMAVLVIATGPILLVYPFLQKYFTKGVLTGAVKS from the coding sequence GTGAGCGCCCATGTCCGGCCCGGCTGGATGGAGAGGCCGAAGCCCGCCACCCAGGCCGCCAAGGCGGTGGCCCTCGTCACGGTCGTCCTGCTGGTCTGCGTGCCGTTCCTGGTGATTCTGTCGACCTCGCTCGCCTCGCAGCGCGAAGTGGTGGCGAACGGCGGCTGGGTGCTGTGGCCCAAGGACCCGACCCTGAAGGCGTACCGGGACATCCTCGACGGCGGCATCGTCACCCACGCCCTCGGCGTCAGCGCCGGTGTCACGATCGTCGGCACGCTGCTCAGCCTCGTCTGCACCGTGACGCTCGCCTATGCCCTGTCCCGCCCCGGGGTCTTCGGCGGCAAACCGGTGCTCCTGCTGGTGCTGTTCACCTTCCTCTTCCCGCCGGGCATGATCCCGAGCTTCCTGGTGGTCAAGGAACTCGGGATGCTCGACAGCTACGCCTCGCTGGTCCTGCCGGTACTGGTCAACGTCTTCAACCTCGTCGTCCTGCGCGGCTTCTTCCAGGGCATACCCGAGGAGTTGTACGAGGCCGCACGGCTGGACGGCGCCGGGGACTGGCGTGTGCTGTGGACCATCGTGATCCCGCTGTCGAAGGCGGCACTCGCGGTCGTCGGTCTGTTCTACGCGGTGGCGTACTGGAACTCCTGGTTCTACGCCTCGCTCTACCTGGAGAGCGACCACTGGCCGCTCCAACAGGTGCTGCGCACCTACGTGGTGGCCGGCTCCGGGCTCACCGACACCACCACCGGCGAAGCAACGGTCAACGCACCGCAGACCATCCAGATGGCCGTCCTCGTGATCGCCACCGGGCCGATCCTGCTGGTCTACCCCTTCCTTCAGAAGTACTTCACCAAGGGCGTGCTCACCGGCGCCGTCAAGAGCTGA